One genomic segment of Pseudorca crassidens isolate mPseCra1 chromosome X, mPseCra1.hap1, whole genome shotgun sequence includes these proteins:
- the FGD1 gene encoding FYVE, RhoGEF and PH domain-containing protein 1 isoform X2, with amino-acid sequence MHGHRAPGGAGPSEPEHPTATSPSAAPPAYADSDPGASEPALPVPRGSGSALGSLLDPQFAGPSDASLGVAPGPRVLPCGPSPQHHRALRFSYHLEGSQPRPGLHQGNRILVKSLSLDPGQSLEPHPEGPQRLRSDPGPPTETPSQRPSPLKRAPGPKPQVPPKPSYLQMPRMPPPPEPIPPPPSRPLPADPRVAKGLASRAEASLSSAAVSSLIEKFEREPVIVASDRPAPGPSPGPAEPAMLPQPPLQPPVPQLPEGEASRCLFLLAPGPRDGEKVPNRDSGIDSISSPSNSEETCFISDDGPPSHSLCPGLPALASVPVALADPHRPSSQEVDSDLEEEDDEEEDEKDREIPVPPMERQESVELTVQQKVFHIANELLQTEKAYVSRLHLLDQVFCARLLEEARNRSSFPADVVHGIFSNICSIYCFHQQFLLPELEKRMEEWDRYPRIGDILQKLAPFLKMYGEYVKNFDRAVELVNTWTERSTQFKVIIHEVQKEEACGNLTLQHHMLEPVQRIPRYELLLKDYLLKLPHGSPDSKDAQKSLELIATAAEHSNAAIRKMERMHKLLKVYELLGGEEDIVSPTKELIKEGHILKLSAKNGTTQDRYLILFNDRLLYCVPRLRLLGQKFSVRARIDVDGMELKESSNLNLPRTFLVSGKQRSLELQARTEEEKKDWVQAINSTLLKHEQTLETFKLLNSTNREDEDTPPNSPNVDLGKRAPTPIREKEVTMCMRCQEPFNSITKRRHHCKACGHVVCGKCSEFRARLVYDNNRSNRVCTDCYVALHGVPGSSPACSQHTPQRRRSILEKQASVAAENSVICSFLHYMEKGGKGWHKAWFVVPENEPLVLYIYGAPQDVKAQRSLPLIGFEVGPPEAGERPDRRHVFKITQSHLSWYFSPETEELQRRWMAVLGRAGRGDTFCPGPTLSEDREMEEAPVAASGATAEPSEAPQTRDKT; translated from the exons ATGCACGGCCACCGAGCCCCGGGGGGCGCTGGGCCTTCCGAGCCCGAACACCCAACCGCGACCTCCCCCAGCGCCGCGCCACCGGCCTATGCCGACTCGGACCCTGGAGCCTCGGAGCCTGCACTGCCGGTGCCCAGGGGATCAGGCTCGGCTCTCGGAAGCCTCTTGGATCCCCAGTTTGCCGGACCCTCGGACGCCAGTCTGGGCGTCGCTCCAGGCCCCCGGGTCTTGCCCTGCGGCCCCAGTCCACAGCACCACCGGGCCCTGCGCTTCTCCTACCACCTGGAGGGCTCGCAACCCCGGCCTG GGCTGCACCAGGGAAACCGTATCCTGGTTAAAAGTTTGTCCCTTGACCCTGGCCAGAGCCTTGAGCCTCATCCAGAAGGTCCCCAGCGACTTCGCTCAGACCCAGGTCCCCCCACTGAAACCCCCAGCCAGCGTCCTTCACCACTGAAGCGGGCACCGGGCCCAAAGCCACAGG TCCCCCCAAAGCCCAGCTACCTGCAGATGCCCCGGATGCCCCCACCACCTGAGCCCATCCCACCCCCGCCATCACGCCCACTGCCTGCAGACCCCCGAGTAGCCAAAGGCCTGGCCTCCAGGGCAGAGGCCAGCCTCAGTTCTGCAGCAGTATCCTCACTGATTGAGAAATTTGAAAG AGAGCCTGTGATTGTTGCCTCGGATaggccagcccctggccccagccCAGGTCCCGCAGAGCCAGCCATGttgccacagccacccctgcAGCCACCAGTGCCCCAGCTCCCCGAGGGCGAGGCCTCCCGCTGCCTGTTCCTGCTGGCTCCCGGGCCCCGGGACGGCGAGAAGGTGCCCAATCGGGACAGCGGTATTGACAGCATCAGCTCACCATCCAACAGCGAGGAGACCTGCTTCATCAGTGATGATGGGCCCCCCAGCCACAGCCTCTGCCCTGGGCTCCCTGCCCTGGCCAGTGTCCCTGTTGCTTTGGCCGACCCCCACCGACCCAGCTCCCAGGAGGTCGATAGTGACCTGGAGGAGGAGGATGACGAGGAGGAGGATGAGAAGGACAGAGAAATCCCAGTGCCCCCGATGGAGAGACAAGAGTCTGTGGAG TTGACTGTGCAGCAGAAGGTGTTCCACATTGCCAATGAGCTCCTGCAAACCGAGAAAGCCTATGTTTCCAGGCTCCACCTCCTGGATCAG GTGTTCTGCGCCCGGCTGCTGGAAGAAGCTCGGAACCGCAGTTCCTTCCCGGCTGACGTCGTCCATGGCATCTTCTCTAACATCTGCTCCATCTATTGCTTCCACCAGCAGTTCCTGCTGCCTGAGCTAGAGAAGCGCATGGAGGAATG GGACCGCTACCCACGCATTGGAGACATCCTGCAGAAGCTGGCACCCTTCCTCAAGATGTACGGCGAGTATGTGAAGAACTTTGACCGGGCCGTGGAGCTGGTCAACACCTGGACAGAGCGCTCTACCCAGTTTAAAGTGATCATCCATGAGGTGCAG AAGGAGGAAGCCTGTGGCAACCTGACCTTGCAGCACCACATGCTGGAGCCTGTGCAGCGCATCCCCCGTTATGAGCTGCTTCTCAAGGACTATCTGTTAAAGCTGCCCCATGGCTCCCCGGACAGCAAGGATGCCCAAA AGTCTCTGGAGCTGATAGCCACAGCAGCAGAGCACTCTAATGCTGCCATCCGCAAAATG GAACGAATGCACAAGCTGCTGAAGGTATATGAGCTGCTAGGGGGTGAGGAAGACATTGTCAGCCCCACTAAAGAGCTCATAAAAGAAGGCCACATCCTTAAGCTGTCAGCAAAGAATGGGACCACTCAAGACCGATACCTCATACTA TTCAACGACCGCCTCCTTTACTGTGTGCCCAGGCTGCGGCTCCTTGGCCAGAAGTTTAGCGTGCGGGCACGCATCGATGTAGATGGCATGGAG CTAAAGGAAAGCTCCAACCTCAATCTGCCTCGGACCTTCCTGGTGTCAGGAAAGCAGCGCTCCCTGGAGCTCCAGGCTAG GactgaggaggagaagaaagactgGGTCCAG GCCATCAACTCTACCCTCCTGAAGCATGAACAGACGCTGGAGACCTTCAAACTGTTGAACTCCACAAACAGGGAAGATGAAGACACACCCCCCAACTCTCCA AATGTGGATCTTGGGAAGCGGGCACCTACGCCCATCCGGGAAAAGGAAGTCACCATGTGCATGCGCTGCCAGGAGCCCTTCAATTCCATCACCAAACGCAGGCACCACTGCAAGGCCTGCGGGCAT GTGGTTTGTGGGAAGTGCTCTGAGTTCCGGGCCCGCCTTGTCTATGACAACAACCGCTCCAACCGTGTGTGCACTGACTGCTACGTGGCCTTGCATGGGGTGCCCGGGAGCAGCCCAGCCTGCAGCCAGCATACACCCCAGCGCCGGAGGTCCATCCTGGAG AAACAGGCCTCAGTGGCTGCGGAGAACAGCGTCATCTGCAGCTTCCTGCACTACATGGAGAAGGGCGGGAAAGGCTGGCACAAGGCCTGGTTTGTGGTCCCTGAGAACGAACCCTTGGTGCTGTACATCTACGGAGCCCCTCAG GATGTGAAAGCCCAGCGCAGCCTGCCCCTCATTGGCTTTGAGGTGGGGCCTCCTGAGGCTGGGGAACGGCCTGACAGACGGCATGTCTTCAAGATCACCCAGAGCCACCTGAGCTGGTACTTCAGTCCTGAGACAGAGGAGCTGCAGCGGCGCTGGATGGCTGTGCTTGGCCGGGCAGGCCGTGGGGACACGTTCTGCCCAGGGCCCACACTGTCTGAGGACAGAGAGATGGAGGAGGCACCAGTGGCAGCTTCAGGAGCCACGGCAGAACCCTCTGAAGCCCCCCAGACCCGAGACAAGACCTAG
- the FGD1 gene encoding FYVE, RhoGEF and PH domain-containing protein 1 isoform X1, producing the protein MHGHRAPGGAGPSEPEHPTATSPSAAPPAYADSDPGASEPALPVPRGSGSALGSLLDPQFAGPSDASLGVAPGPRVLPCGPSPQHHRALRFSYHLEGSQPRPGLSSDVTSSERPSLITLGLHQGNRILVKSLSLDPGQSLEPHPEGPQRLRSDPGPPTETPSQRPSPLKRAPGPKPQVPPKPSYLQMPRMPPPPEPIPPPPSRPLPADPRVAKGLASRAEASLSSAAVSSLIEKFEREPVIVASDRPAPGPSPGPAEPAMLPQPPLQPPVPQLPEGEASRCLFLLAPGPRDGEKVPNRDSGIDSISSPSNSEETCFISDDGPPSHSLCPGLPALASVPVALADPHRPSSQEVDSDLEEEDDEEEDEKDREIPVPPMERQESVELTVQQKVFHIANELLQTEKAYVSRLHLLDQVFCARLLEEARNRSSFPADVVHGIFSNICSIYCFHQQFLLPELEKRMEEWDRYPRIGDILQKLAPFLKMYGEYVKNFDRAVELVNTWTERSTQFKVIIHEVQKEEACGNLTLQHHMLEPVQRIPRYELLLKDYLLKLPHGSPDSKDAQKSLELIATAAEHSNAAIRKMERMHKLLKVYELLGGEEDIVSPTKELIKEGHILKLSAKNGTTQDRYLILFNDRLLYCVPRLRLLGQKFSVRARIDVDGMELKESSNLNLPRTFLVSGKQRSLELQARTEEEKKDWVQAINSTLLKHEQTLETFKLLNSTNREDEDTPPNSPNVDLGKRAPTPIREKEVTMCMRCQEPFNSITKRRHHCKACGHVVCGKCSEFRARLVYDNNRSNRVCTDCYVALHGVPGSSPACSQHTPQRRRSILEKQASVAAENSVICSFLHYMEKGGKGWHKAWFVVPENEPLVLYIYGAPQDVKAQRSLPLIGFEVGPPEAGERPDRRHVFKITQSHLSWYFSPETEELQRRWMAVLGRAGRGDTFCPGPTLSEDREMEEAPVAASGATAEPSEAPQTRDKT; encoded by the exons ATGCACGGCCACCGAGCCCCGGGGGGCGCTGGGCCTTCCGAGCCCGAACACCCAACCGCGACCTCCCCCAGCGCCGCGCCACCGGCCTATGCCGACTCGGACCCTGGAGCCTCGGAGCCTGCACTGCCGGTGCCCAGGGGATCAGGCTCGGCTCTCGGAAGCCTCTTGGATCCCCAGTTTGCCGGACCCTCGGACGCCAGTCTGGGCGTCGCTCCAGGCCCCCGGGTCTTGCCCTGCGGCCCCAGTCCACAGCACCACCGGGCCCTGCGCTTCTCCTACCACCTGGAGGGCTCGCAACCCCGGCCTG gtctcagctcagatgtcacctcctctgagagaCCTTCCCTGATCACTTTAG GGCTGCACCAGGGAAACCGTATCCTGGTTAAAAGTTTGTCCCTTGACCCTGGCCAGAGCCTTGAGCCTCATCCAGAAGGTCCCCAGCGACTTCGCTCAGACCCAGGTCCCCCCACTGAAACCCCCAGCCAGCGTCCTTCACCACTGAAGCGGGCACCGGGCCCAAAGCCACAGG TCCCCCCAAAGCCCAGCTACCTGCAGATGCCCCGGATGCCCCCACCACCTGAGCCCATCCCACCCCCGCCATCACGCCCACTGCCTGCAGACCCCCGAGTAGCCAAAGGCCTGGCCTCCAGGGCAGAGGCCAGCCTCAGTTCTGCAGCAGTATCCTCACTGATTGAGAAATTTGAAAG AGAGCCTGTGATTGTTGCCTCGGATaggccagcccctggccccagccCAGGTCCCGCAGAGCCAGCCATGttgccacagccacccctgcAGCCACCAGTGCCCCAGCTCCCCGAGGGCGAGGCCTCCCGCTGCCTGTTCCTGCTGGCTCCCGGGCCCCGGGACGGCGAGAAGGTGCCCAATCGGGACAGCGGTATTGACAGCATCAGCTCACCATCCAACAGCGAGGAGACCTGCTTCATCAGTGATGATGGGCCCCCCAGCCACAGCCTCTGCCCTGGGCTCCCTGCCCTGGCCAGTGTCCCTGTTGCTTTGGCCGACCCCCACCGACCCAGCTCCCAGGAGGTCGATAGTGACCTGGAGGAGGAGGATGACGAGGAGGAGGATGAGAAGGACAGAGAAATCCCAGTGCCCCCGATGGAGAGACAAGAGTCTGTGGAG TTGACTGTGCAGCAGAAGGTGTTCCACATTGCCAATGAGCTCCTGCAAACCGAGAAAGCCTATGTTTCCAGGCTCCACCTCCTGGATCAG GTGTTCTGCGCCCGGCTGCTGGAAGAAGCTCGGAACCGCAGTTCCTTCCCGGCTGACGTCGTCCATGGCATCTTCTCTAACATCTGCTCCATCTATTGCTTCCACCAGCAGTTCCTGCTGCCTGAGCTAGAGAAGCGCATGGAGGAATG GGACCGCTACCCACGCATTGGAGACATCCTGCAGAAGCTGGCACCCTTCCTCAAGATGTACGGCGAGTATGTGAAGAACTTTGACCGGGCCGTGGAGCTGGTCAACACCTGGACAGAGCGCTCTACCCAGTTTAAAGTGATCATCCATGAGGTGCAG AAGGAGGAAGCCTGTGGCAACCTGACCTTGCAGCACCACATGCTGGAGCCTGTGCAGCGCATCCCCCGTTATGAGCTGCTTCTCAAGGACTATCTGTTAAAGCTGCCCCATGGCTCCCCGGACAGCAAGGATGCCCAAA AGTCTCTGGAGCTGATAGCCACAGCAGCAGAGCACTCTAATGCTGCCATCCGCAAAATG GAACGAATGCACAAGCTGCTGAAGGTATATGAGCTGCTAGGGGGTGAGGAAGACATTGTCAGCCCCACTAAAGAGCTCATAAAAGAAGGCCACATCCTTAAGCTGTCAGCAAAGAATGGGACCACTCAAGACCGATACCTCATACTA TTCAACGACCGCCTCCTTTACTGTGTGCCCAGGCTGCGGCTCCTTGGCCAGAAGTTTAGCGTGCGGGCACGCATCGATGTAGATGGCATGGAG CTAAAGGAAAGCTCCAACCTCAATCTGCCTCGGACCTTCCTGGTGTCAGGAAAGCAGCGCTCCCTGGAGCTCCAGGCTAG GactgaggaggagaagaaagactgGGTCCAG GCCATCAACTCTACCCTCCTGAAGCATGAACAGACGCTGGAGACCTTCAAACTGTTGAACTCCACAAACAGGGAAGATGAAGACACACCCCCCAACTCTCCA AATGTGGATCTTGGGAAGCGGGCACCTACGCCCATCCGGGAAAAGGAAGTCACCATGTGCATGCGCTGCCAGGAGCCCTTCAATTCCATCACCAAACGCAGGCACCACTGCAAGGCCTGCGGGCAT GTGGTTTGTGGGAAGTGCTCTGAGTTCCGGGCCCGCCTTGTCTATGACAACAACCGCTCCAACCGTGTGTGCACTGACTGCTACGTGGCCTTGCATGGGGTGCCCGGGAGCAGCCCAGCCTGCAGCCAGCATACACCCCAGCGCCGGAGGTCCATCCTGGAG AAACAGGCCTCAGTGGCTGCGGAGAACAGCGTCATCTGCAGCTTCCTGCACTACATGGAGAAGGGCGGGAAAGGCTGGCACAAGGCCTGGTTTGTGGTCCCTGAGAACGAACCCTTGGTGCTGTACATCTACGGAGCCCCTCAG GATGTGAAAGCCCAGCGCAGCCTGCCCCTCATTGGCTTTGAGGTGGGGCCTCCTGAGGCTGGGGAACGGCCTGACAGACGGCATGTCTTCAAGATCACCCAGAGCCACCTGAGCTGGTACTTCAGTCCTGAGACAGAGGAGCTGCAGCGGCGCTGGATGGCTGTGCTTGGCCGGGCAGGCCGTGGGGACACGTTCTGCCCAGGGCCCACACTGTCTGAGGACAGAGAGATGGAGGAGGCACCAGTGGCAGCTTCAGGAGCCACGGCAGAACCCTCTGAAGCCCCCCAGACCCGAGACAAGACCTAG
- the TSR2 gene encoding pre-rRNA-processing protein TSR2 homolog isoform X2 codes for MTNEFDTVVEDGSLPQVSQQLQTMFHHFQRGDRAALKEMASLITQRKCKVRATALTTARETDEDDDANSVEEMEVAATNDGAATDGVCPQPGPDSQTIKEEEIVEDGWTIVRRKK; via the exons ATGACAAACGAGTTTGATACGGTTGTGGAGGATGGGAGTCTGCCCCAG GTGAGCCAGCAGCTACAGACCATGTTCCACCACTTCCAGAGGGGTGATAGGGCTGCTCTGAAGGAGATGGCCTCTCTCATCACCCAAAGAAAGTGCAAGGTCAGAGCCACCGCACTGACGACAGCCAGAGAgactgatgaggatgatgatgcAAACAGCGTGGAGGAGATGGAG GTCGCAGCTACGAATGATGGGGCAGCTACAGATGGGGTCTGCCCCCAGCCTGGTCCAGACTCCCAGACTATTAAGGAAGAGGAGATAGTGGAGGATGGCTGGACCATTGTCCGGAGAAAGAAATGA